CTTCCAGCTCCTCGTACAGGTAGTCAGGGAGTTTATTGCGGCACTCTTCACAGGTCATTACCTAGCACCTCCTCGGCATAACCCCACTGTTCCAAAAGCCGGCGCAAGGTCAACAGGCCATGGTAAAGGCGGGACTTAACCGTATTCACCGGCTGCGCCAACGCCTCTGCGATCTCGGTGAACTTGAGTCCTTGGTACTGTTTCATGATAATCACCACTCGCTGTTCTTCCGGAAGCGACAGAAGGGCTCGATGCAGTACCTGCGAAAGGTGACTGTGATGCGCACAAGCGTCGGGTCTGTCCTGAGGGTTGTCCCACAGCTCGGCCGGCACCTGCTCGCCTTCGTTCTGGTCCATCCTCATGCCTTCAAGAGAGAGAAAGGGGCGCCGCTTTCTGAGCTCATCCCTACTGAGGTTAATGGCAATTTGGTGTAGCCAGGTGGCAAATTTGGCGGTATCCTTGAGCCGGCGCAAACCGGTATAGGCGCGGACAAAAGTCTGCTGCGTGACCTCTCGGGCCGCCTCTGTGCTACCCACATACCGATAGACGAAGTTGTAGATGGGTTTTTCCCAGCGCCACACCAGGGTATTAAAGGCTCCCACGTCGCCAGACAAAAACCGCTCGATCAGCGCCTGGTCAGTCATATTACCTCATGGCTGCGGCCTACGGCTACCGTTGAATTAGACGGGCCATGGAGGCAAAAAGTTGTCCTACAAATGGGGACAAGGAGCATGCAAGCTCCCGCGAGCACCGGCAGCTTGGATTAGCCGATTACTGTGCCAGGTGGGATAATCGCATTCTTGGGGACGATCACAATGCCGTCGCGGATGACAAAGTTCTCCGCCTTGACAAACCCCTCTCTGTGGCGGTTGACGATCTGCACATTGGCGCCGATACGCGCGTTCTTGTCGATAATCGCCCGCTCAATGAGGCAGTTGTGGCCGATCCCGACCTCTGGGATGCCTCGCGCAAGAGCCTCCTGGCGTTCCTGGTCGGTCTCGTAGTAGTCCGCCCCCATGATAATCGAACCATAAATGCGCGTACCGGAGCGGATGATGGAGCGAATGCCGAGAATGGAGTCCTTGATCTCACAGTTTTCAACGATGGACCCGTCGGAGAGGATGGCCCGCTCGATGTGGCTTGCGGTGATCTTGGCCCCCGGCAGATAACGCGGGCGGGTAAAAATGGGCGCACGCTGCGTGTAAAAGTTGAACTTGGGCACCGGTCGGGTTAGGTCTATCATCGCCTCGTAGAACGACCGGATGGTGCCGATGTCTTCCCAGTAGCCGTCGAACATGTAGGCGTACACGCGGCGCGTCTTGATGGCATACGGGATGATGCCCTTGCCAAAGTCTTCCTCTTGGCACTCGGAGAGGATATCGAACAAGGCCTGGCGCTCGAAGACATAGATGCCCATGGAGGCGATAAGTTCGCGCCCATTGGGTTTCACGCGGAATTGTTCCAACAATTCCTGTGGAACCACCAGGGACTCGATGACCGCCGGGTCTGTAGGCTTTTCGACGAACTTTGTGATGCGCCCACGCCGGTTGGTCTTAAGAATCCCATAATGGTGGGCAACGTCACGGGTAACCGGGATGGCACTGACGGTCACCTCTGCCTTGCACCGCACGTGCCAGTCGA
This genomic window from candidate division KSB1 bacterium contains:
- a CDS encoding sigma-70 family RNA polymerase sigma factor, whose product is MTDQALIERFLSGDVGAFNTLVWRWEKPIYNFVYRYVGSTEAAREVTQQTFVRAYTGLRRLKDTAKFATWLHQIAINLSRDELRKRRPFLSLEGMRMDQNEGEQVPAELWDNPQDRPDACAHHSHLSQVLHRALLSLPEEQRVVIIMKQYQGLKFTEIAEALAQPVNTVKSRLYHGLLTLRRLLEQWGYAEEVLGNDL
- a CDS encoding glucose-1-phosphate adenylyltransferase, encoding MTRNVAAIIMAGGAGERLWPLTAKRAKPAVPIAGKFRLIDIPISNCLHSEVNRIFVLTQYMSRSLNQHVAATYHFDPFRGGFVQILAAQQTPESTAWYQGTADAVRRNLQYFDAPINERFLILAGDHLYSMDFRRLIDWHVRCKAEVTVSAIPVTRDVAHHYGILKTNRRGRITKFVEKPTDPAVIESLVVPQELLEQFRVKPNGRELIASMGIYVFERQALFDILSECQEEDFGKGIIPYAIKTRRVYAYMFDGYWEDIGTIRSFYEAMIDLTRPVPKFNFYTQRAPIFTRPRYLPGAKITASHIERAILSDGSIVENCEIKDSILGIRSIIRSGTRIYGSIIMGADYYETDQERQEALARGIPEVGIGHNCLIERAIIDKNARIGANVQIVNRHREGFVKAENFVIRDGIVIVPKNAIIPPGTVIG